The following are from one region of the Streptomyces changanensis genome:
- a CDS encoding cytochrome P450, with protein sequence MTTAREQAPLAYPFNEPEGLGLADAYTDALDHPGLLRVRMAYGEPAWLATRYADARLVLGDRRFGRADAVFHDEPRQSPAQQDSGILGMDPPEHTRLRTLVAKAFTVHQVEKLRPQVRDLAHGFLDGMEAAGPPVDLVEHYALPIPVAVICRMLGVPEEDRPKFRVWSDAVLSTSSLTAEEFQRNREELRAYMSGLIRDHRERPRQDLMTALIDARDSGDRLTELELVDLCVGILVAGHETTASQIPNFLYALLEHPDQLALLRDRPELLAGAVEELLRFVPLGSGAAFPRYAKEDIEVGGTLVRAGEPVLVAVGAANRDALKFTAPGRLDITRTHVQHLGFGHGVHHCLGAPLARLELQEALRALLTRFPDLHLAGDIVWKNQMLVRGPREMPVGW encoded by the coding sequence GTGACGACCGCTCGCGAGCAGGCACCGCTGGCCTACCCCTTCAACGAACCGGAGGGTCTGGGCCTGGCCGACGCCTACACCGACGCCCTGGACCACCCGGGGCTCTTACGCGTCCGCATGGCCTACGGCGAGCCCGCCTGGCTCGCCACCCGCTACGCCGACGCCCGCCTCGTCCTCGGCGACCGGCGCTTCGGCCGGGCGGACGCCGTGTTCCACGACGAGCCGCGGCAGTCCCCCGCGCAGCAGGACTCCGGCATCCTCGGCATGGACCCGCCGGAACACACCCGCCTGCGCACCCTCGTGGCGAAGGCGTTCACCGTGCACCAGGTCGAGAAGCTGCGCCCGCAGGTGCGGGACCTGGCGCACGGCTTCCTCGACGGGATGGAGGCCGCCGGCCCGCCCGTCGACCTCGTCGAGCACTACGCCCTGCCCATCCCCGTCGCCGTCATCTGCCGGATGCTCGGCGTCCCGGAGGAGGACCGGCCGAAGTTCCGCGTCTGGAGCGACGCCGTCCTGTCGACCAGCTCCCTGACCGCCGAGGAGTTCCAGCGCAACCGCGAGGAGCTGCGCGCGTACATGTCCGGGCTGATCCGCGACCACCGCGAGCGCCCCCGGCAGGACCTCATGACCGCGCTCATCGACGCACGCGACTCGGGCGACCGCCTCACCGAACTCGAACTGGTCGACCTGTGCGTCGGCATCCTCGTCGCCGGGCACGAGACCACGGCGAGCCAGATCCCCAACTTCCTGTACGCCCTCCTCGAACACCCCGACCAGCTCGCGCTGCTCCGCGACCGCCCCGAACTCCTCGCGGGCGCCGTCGAGGAACTCCTGCGCTTCGTGCCGCTGGGCAGCGGCGCCGCCTTCCCCCGGTACGCGAAGGAGGACATCGAGGTGGGCGGCACGCTCGTGCGCGCCGGGGAGCCCGTCCTCGTCGCGGTCGGGGCCGCCAACAGGGACGCCCTGAAGTTCACCGCCCCCGGCCGGCTCGACATCACCCGCACCCACGTGCAGCACCTCGGTTTCGGCCACGGCGTCCACCACTGCCTCGGTGCGCCCCTCGCCCGCCTCGAACTCCAGGAGGCCCTGCGGGCGCTCCTCACCCGCTTCCCCGACCTCCACCTCGCCGGCGACATCGTCTGGAAGAACCAGATGCTGGTCCGCGGCCCCCGCGAGATGCCGGTGGGGTGGTGA
- a CDS encoding TetR/AcrR family transcriptional regulator: MRASGGTTRERLLAAASELFAERGYERATVRDIAGRAGLNQALLFRHFGSKRALFGEVVSRDGLEQLRGTPPERLVETVLASMLTPVGDGADDDGAADDGRTGAARSLETLLRSVGAGDEVSAAVTTLGDEYARVLATLSDADDRGLRADLALSWLLGIGLMRVVVGKRPLADADPGEVSRLVVGALGGLLEGMPPVDGRAEPPR; encoded by the coding sequence GTGCGCGCGTCGGGCGGGACGACGCGCGAGCGGCTGCTCGCGGCCGCGTCCGAGCTGTTCGCCGAACGGGGTTACGAGCGGGCGACGGTACGGGACATCGCCGGGCGGGCGGGACTCAACCAGGCACTGCTCTTCCGTCACTTCGGCTCGAAGCGGGCCCTCTTCGGCGAGGTGGTGTCGCGGGACGGACTGGAGCAGCTGCGGGGCACCCCGCCGGAGCGCCTGGTGGAGACCGTGCTGGCGAGCATGCTCACCCCGGTGGGCGACGGCGCGGACGACGACGGCGCGGCGGACGACGGCCGGACGGGGGCCGCGCGGTCGCTGGAGACGCTGCTGCGCTCGGTGGGCGCGGGTGACGAGGTGTCGGCGGCGGTCACGACGCTGGGCGACGAGTACGCCCGGGTGCTCGCCACTCTCAGCGACGCCGACGACCGCGGGCTGCGGGCGGACCTCGCCCTGTCGTGGCTGCTCGGCATCGGGCTGATGCGCGTCGTGGTAGGCAAGCGCCCGCTGGCGGACGCGGATCCGGGCGAGGTCAGCCGGCTCGTCGTGGGCGCGCTGGGCGGCCTGCTGGAGGGGATGCCGCCCGTCGACGGGCGCGCGGAGCCCCCGCGCTGA
- a CDS encoding FAD-dependent monooxygenase, which translates to MKVVCVGGGPAGLYFSILMRRQDPRHDVTVLERDPAGSTYGWGVTYWGGLLDRLHAHDPASARAVRDASVRWSGGVAHIRGTTTARPGDEGFGIGRHRLLDVLAHRARELGVRLVHSHEVTPADGPPDADLVVAADGVHSALRAHHADHFGTEIETGRNTYAWLGTTKTFATFTFAFAETPHGWVWCYAYPYGPDGSTCVVECPPEAWRGLGLDRVSDPEGLRLLEELFAGPLDGHRLIGGPQGEGGARWRSFRTLTNRTWHRDNLVLLGDAAHTTHYSVGAGTTLALEDAMALAGALRTAPSLPTALARYERERTAALLPLRSAARYSARWYENLPRYARLDPAQMFALLGQRHSPLLPYVPPQLYYRLDRAAHGLEPLRRFKRWLGPRLARTLEATRAR; encoded by the coding sequence ATGAAGGTCGTCTGCGTCGGTGGAGGCCCCGCCGGGCTCTACTTCTCGATCCTCATGAGGCGGCAGGACCCGCGCCATGACGTCACCGTCCTCGAACGCGACCCGGCCGGCTCGACCTATGGGTGGGGCGTCACCTACTGGGGCGGGCTCCTCGACCGGCTGCACGCCCACGACCCCGCGTCCGCCCGCGCCGTCCGCGACGCCTCGGTCCGCTGGAGCGGCGGAGTCGCCCACATCCGCGGCACCACGACCGCCCGCCCGGGCGACGAGGGCTTCGGCATCGGCCGGCACCGGCTGCTCGACGTCCTCGCCCACCGCGCGCGGGAGCTCGGCGTGCGCCTGGTCCACTCCCACGAGGTCACCCCCGCCGACGGACCGCCCGACGCGGACCTCGTCGTCGCCGCCGACGGCGTGCACAGCGCCCTGCGCGCCCACCACGCCGACCACTTCGGCACGGAGATCGAGACCGGCCGGAACACGTACGCGTGGCTCGGCACCACGAAGACCTTCGCGACCTTCACCTTCGCCTTCGCCGAGACCCCGCACGGCTGGGTGTGGTGCTACGCCTACCCGTACGGTCCGGACGGCAGCACCTGCGTCGTCGAGTGCCCGCCCGAGGCGTGGCGGGGCCTCGGCCTCGACCGGGTGTCCGACCCGGAGGGCCTGCGCCTGCTGGAGGAGCTCTTCGCCGGGCCGCTGGACGGCCACCGGCTGATCGGCGGCCCCCAGGGCGAGGGCGGCGCCCGGTGGCGGTCCTTCCGCACCCTGACCAACCGGACCTGGCACCGGGACAACCTCGTCCTGCTGGGCGACGCCGCCCACACCACCCACTACTCCGTCGGCGCGGGCACCACCCTCGCCCTGGAGGACGCCATGGCGCTGGCCGGCGCGCTGCGCACCGCGCCGTCCCTGCCCACCGCCCTCGCCCGGTACGAGCGGGAACGCACCGCCGCGCTCCTCCCGCTGCGCAGCGCGGCCCGCTACAGCGCCCGCTGGTACGAGAACCTGCCGCGGTACGCGCGGCTCGACCCGGCGCAGATGTTCGCCCTGCTCGGGCAGCGGCACTCCCCGCTCCTGCCGTACGTCCCGCCCCAGCTCTACTACCGGCTCGACCGTGCGGCCCACGGGCTGGAGCCGCTGCGCCGCTTCAAGCGGTGGCTGGGGCCGCGGCTCGCGCGCACCCTGGAGGCGACCCGCGCGCGGTAG
- a CDS encoding iron-containing redox enzyme family protein — protein sequence MTHDSHGPALPDGRGPVSGAVAAYLRGTGPLPSDEAVHTADVYGDDLQLALYLCYELHYRGFAGVDPDLEWEPRLLGTRRAMERRFLAALRADTPVHDTVEDALKELLVEPAEGTGVSHYLRDEGQLWQLREYAVHRSLYHLKEADPHAWVLPRLWGRAKAGMAAVEFDEYGGGRPERVHARLFADLMEDLGLDPAYGRYLDAGCAPMLALVNLMSLLGLHRSLRGALVGHFADVEITSSPGSRRLAEAMRRTGAGRAAEFFYDEHVEADAVHEQIVRRDVIGGLLAEEPHLADDVVFGIDVTEYLERRLGDHLLGLWREGRSSLKTTQENSVAV from the coding sequence ATGACACACGACAGCCACGGGCCCGCCCTGCCGGACGGTCGCGGACCGGTATCCGGCGCCGTCGCCGCGTACCTGCGCGGAACCGGCCCCCTGCCCTCGGACGAGGCGGTACACACCGCGGACGTCTACGGTGACGACCTCCAGCTCGCCCTGTACCTCTGCTACGAGCTGCACTACCGCGGCTTCGCCGGTGTCGACCCCGACCTTGAGTGGGAGCCGCGACTCCTGGGGACCCGCCGGGCCATGGAGCGGCGCTTCCTCGCCGCGCTGCGGGCGGACACGCCCGTGCACGACACGGTGGAGGACGCGCTCAAGGAACTGCTGGTGGAGCCGGCCGAGGGGACCGGCGTCTCCCACTACCTGCGGGACGAGGGGCAGCTGTGGCAGCTGCGCGAGTACGCGGTCCACCGCTCGCTGTACCACCTGAAGGAGGCCGATCCGCACGCCTGGGTGCTGCCCCGCCTGTGGGGGCGGGCCAAGGCCGGCATGGCGGCGGTCGAATTCGACGAGTACGGCGGCGGCCGGCCCGAGCGCGTCCACGCGCGGCTCTTCGCCGACCTGATGGAGGACCTCGGCTTGGACCCCGCCTACGGCCGCTACCTCGACGCCGGCTGCGCCCCCATGCTCGCCCTCGTCAACCTCATGTCCCTCCTCGGCCTGCACCGCTCGCTGCGCGGGGCCCTGGTGGGGCACTTCGCCGACGTCGAGATCACCTCGTCGCCGGGCTCGCGCAGGCTGGCGGAGGCCATGCGCCGCACCGGTGCGGGCCGGGCCGCCGAGTTCTTCTACGACGAGCACGTCGAGGCGGACGCGGTGCACGAGCAGATCGTGCGCAGGGACGTCATCGGCGGGCTGCTCGCCGAGGAACCGCACCTGGCGGACGACGTCGTGTTCGGCATCGACGTCACCGAGTACCTGGAGCGGCGGCTCGGCGACCATCTGTTGGGCCTGTGGCGTGAGGGACGGTCGTCACTCAAGACGACCCAAGAGAATTCTGTTGCCGTATGA
- a CDS encoding HemK2/MTQ2 family protein methyltransferase: MNLLVPPGVYTPQDDTALLTEALDTVPLREGTRVLDIGTGSGALALEAARRGGRVTAVDVSRRAVLATRLNAALAGVRVRAVRGDLLSPVAGESFDLIMANPPYVPDPDGARRPRGAARAWDAGHDGRLILDRICREAPGLLRPDGTLLLVHSVLSDPDRTLEHLRSAGLRAEVADRRWVAFGPVLRSRHGWLRERGLLSHDDDKEELVVIRAQR, from the coding sequence ATGAATCTGCTGGTACCGCCAGGGGTCTACACCCCGCAGGATGACACGGCCCTCCTGACGGAGGCGCTCGACACCGTGCCGCTGCGTGAGGGCACGCGGGTACTCGACATCGGTACGGGGTCGGGCGCCCTCGCCCTGGAGGCCGCCCGTCGAGGCGGGCGGGTCACGGCCGTGGACGTCTCCCGCAGGGCGGTGCTCGCGACCCGTCTCAACGCCGCGCTCGCCGGGGTCCGGGTCCGCGCCGTCCGCGGCGACCTGCTGTCCCCCGTGGCCGGCGAGTCGTTCGACCTGATCATGGCCAATCCGCCCTACGTACCGGACCCGGACGGTGCCCGCCGGCCGCGCGGCGCGGCACGCGCCTGGGACGCGGGCCACGACGGCCGCCTGATCCTGGACCGGATCTGTCGCGAGGCTCCCGGGCTGCTGCGTCCGGACGGCACGCTGCTGCTGGTGCACTCGGTACTGAGCGACCCGGACCGCACCCTGGAGCACCTCCGGTCCGCGGGGCTGCGGGCCGAGGTGGCGGACCGCCGCTGGGTCGCCTTCGGGCCCGTCCTGCGCTCCCGGCACGGCTGGCTGCGCGAGCGCGGCCTGCTCTCCCACGACGACGACAAGGAAGAGCTGGTGGTGATCCGTGCCCAACGATGA
- a CDS encoding CDGSH iron-sulfur domain-containing protein, translated as MPNDDAPRRVTLPRKGPMLVEGPVEVELEDGTVVSSDRFRVALCTCHRSRRYPWCDTSHRRSAPPRETRQ; from the coding sequence GTGCCCAACGATGACGCTCCGCGCCGCGTCACCCTGCCGCGCAAGGGCCCGATGCTGGTGGAGGGACCGGTCGAGGTCGAGCTGGAGGACGGAACGGTGGTCTCGTCGGACCGCTTCCGCGTCGCCCTGTGCACCTGTCACCGCAGTCGGCGCTACCCCTGGTGCGACACCAGCCACCGCCGCTCCGCCCCACCCCGGGAGACCCGCCAGTAG
- a CDS encoding STAS domain-containing protein, which produces MSDTFTVAVTHHPYGTVVAVTGEMDLTTCPRVEEACTVLPVGGKTLRLDLSGVSFMDSTGLNLLLRLRRRVQGDGSRMVLTGLQDQPRHLLDLTEAYSLFDTTGAGEPAGRR; this is translated from the coding sequence ATGTCCGATACCTTCACCGTCGCCGTCACCCACCACCCATACGGCACCGTCGTCGCCGTCACGGGCGAGATGGACCTCACCACCTGCCCCCGCGTCGAGGAGGCGTGCACCGTCCTCCCGGTGGGCGGCAAGACGCTGCGCCTCGACCTGTCGGGTGTCTCCTTCATGGACTCCACCGGCCTCAACCTGCTGCTGAGGCTGCGCCGTCGCGTCCAGGGCGACGGGAGCCGCATGGTCCTCACTGGCCTCCAGGACCAGCCGAGGCACCTGCTCGACCTCACGGAGGCGTACTCCCTCTTCGACACCACGGGCGCCGGCGAGCCGGCCGGCCGTCGCTGA
- a CDS encoding DUF5955 family protein encodes MTGGNVPRQADPSPGEPGEARVLNFGVQQYGGQSSVGNQAVGPGARAVAAHVSVQAPSADQRAEVEALLLLVERLLDEHRAALPDQESPRTELRRLREELDEGEPEPGVVRRALERLALFAQPAAPLAAAVAELTRVVQSF; translated from the coding sequence ATGACAGGAGGGAACGTGCCCCGTCAAGCCGATCCGTCGCCCGGCGAGCCGGGCGAGGCCCGCGTGCTCAACTTCGGCGTCCAGCAGTACGGGGGGCAGAGCTCCGTCGGCAACCAGGCGGTCGGTCCGGGCGCGCGCGCCGTGGCCGCCCATGTCTCGGTGCAGGCGCCGTCGGCGGACCAGCGGGCCGAGGTGGAGGCCCTGCTGCTGCTCGTCGAGCGGTTGCTGGACGAGCACCGGGCCGCGCTGCCGGACCAGGAGTCGCCCCGTACCGAACTGCGCCGGTTGCGCGAGGAGCTGGACGAGGGAGAGCCGGAGCCGGGGGTGGTGCGGCGGGCCCTGGAGCGGCTGGCGCTGTTCGCCCAGCCCGCGGCGCCGCTGGCGGCCGCCGTGGCCGAACTGACGCGGGTCGTGCAGTCCTTCTGA
- a CDS encoding chitinase: protein MPRHGRTSLALGLAAAVLAHLPAAALPAAARPAPVGAGAPAGGVPAPATCPLKPRPAGKVLQGYWENWDGAANGVHPPFGWTPITDPRIRPHGYNVVTTAFPVIRSDGTALWENGMDTTVKVPTPAEMCEAKAAGLTVLLSIGGATAGIDLNSTAVADRFVATVVPILKAHNFDGIDIDIETGLVGSGDVTRPSPSQANLMRIIDGILERMPPGFGLTMAPETAYVTGGSVVYGSIWGAYLPLVKKYADNGRLWWLNMQYYNGSMYGCSGDSYEAGTVAGFTAQTDCLDRGLVVQGTTIRVPYDRQVPGLPAQRGAGGGYMPPATVAQAWKAYGGRLKGLMTWSLNWDGSRNWTFGDNVRALQGR, encoded by the coding sequence ATGCCGCGACACGGAAGGACGTCACTGGCTCTGGGGCTCGCCGCGGCGGTCCTCGCGCACCTGCCGGCCGCGGCGCTCCCCGCGGCCGCCCGGCCGGCGCCCGTCGGTGCCGGGGCGCCCGCCGGCGGGGTGCCCGCCCCGGCGACGTGCCCGCTCAAGCCACGGCCCGCCGGGAAGGTCCTCCAGGGGTACTGGGAGAACTGGGACGGCGCCGCCAACGGCGTCCACCCGCCCTTCGGCTGGACCCCGATCACCGACCCGCGCATCAGGCCGCACGGCTACAACGTCGTCACCACCGCCTTTCCCGTGATCCGGTCGGACGGCACGGCGCTGTGGGAGAACGGCATGGACACCACCGTGAAGGTGCCCACGCCGGCCGAGATGTGCGAGGCCAAGGCGGCCGGGCTCACCGTGCTGCTCTCCATCGGCGGCGCCACCGCGGGGATCGACCTGAACTCCACCGCCGTCGCGGACCGGTTCGTCGCCACGGTCGTGCCCATCCTGAAGGCCCACAACTTCGACGGCATCGACATCGACATCGAGACCGGCCTCGTCGGCAGCGGCGACGTCACCCGGCCCTCGCCCTCTCAGGCCAACCTCATGCGCATCATCGACGGCATCCTGGAACGCATGCCCCCGGGCTTCGGACTGACCATGGCCCCGGAGACGGCCTACGTCACCGGCGGAAGCGTGGTCTACGGCTCCATCTGGGGCGCCTATCTGCCCCTCGTGAAGAAGTACGCGGACAACGGCCGTCTGTGGTGGCTGAACATGCAGTACTACAACGGCAGCATGTACGGGTGCTCCGGCGACTCCTACGAGGCCGGCACGGTCGCCGGCTTCACCGCCCAGACCGACTGCCTGGACCGGGGGCTCGTCGTGCAGGGCACCACCATCCGCGTCCCGTACGACCGGCAGGTGCCCGGGCTGCCCGCGCAGCGGGGAGCCGGTGGCGGCTACATGCCGCCGGCCACCGTCGCCCAGGCGTGGAAGGCGTACGGCGGCCGGCTGAAGGGGCTCATGACCTGGTCGCTCAACTGGGACGGGTCACGGAACTGGACCTTCGGCGACAACGTCCGGGCCCTCCAGGGCCGCTGA
- a CDS encoding GNAT family N-acetyltransferase, which produces MHSEAPYAVRPATTGDASLICALLNEIDTIETGRPDTDLHSVEADLAHPEVDLARDSWLAFDGDRLVAYALVWDESQGERIDADHYVLPGHEAAGERLLAFAEDRAADRARANGASRAVLHLHLNAEPTTDLDMIARRGWRRVRRYHVMTRPLSAADQAAPEPPAGVVLRDCRDDVDRQRAHALLQETFSEHFDHQPRTYAQWLDDIGGGDRIDWSLVWIASVGAEDAAVLFSRDDRKNMAWIGNIGVRRSFRGRGVAGHLLRHAFAVYAARGRDTIGLGVDTQNETGALRVYEAHGMRTLHAVDTWEVVLPAGVAVA; this is translated from the coding sequence ATGCATTCGGAAGCCCCCTACGCCGTCCGCCCCGCCACCACCGGGGACGCGTCGCTCATATGCGCGCTGCTCAACGAGATCGACACGATCGAGACGGGCAGGCCCGACACGGACCTGCACTCCGTCGAGGCGGACCTCGCCCACCCCGAGGTCGACCTCGCCCGGGACTCCTGGCTCGCCTTCGACGGCGACCGGCTCGTCGCCTACGCCCTCGTGTGGGACGAGTCCCAGGGCGAGCGCATCGACGCCGACCACTACGTGCTGCCCGGTCACGAGGCCGCCGGGGAGCGGCTGCTCGCGTTCGCCGAGGACCGCGCCGCGGACCGGGCCCGCGCCAACGGCGCGTCCCGCGCGGTGCTCCACCTGCACCTCAACGCCGAGCCCACCACCGACCTCGACATGATCGCCCGTCGGGGCTGGCGCCGGGTGCGGCGCTACCACGTGATGACCCGTCCGCTCTCCGCCGCCGACCAGGCCGCGCCCGAGCCGCCCGCCGGTGTGGTGCTGCGCGACTGCCGGGACGACGTGGACCGGCAGCGCGCCCACGCCCTGCTCCAGGAGACGTTCTCGGAGCACTTCGACCACCAGCCCCGCACCTACGCGCAGTGGCTCGACGACATCGGGGGCGGTGACCGCATCGACTGGTCGCTCGTGTGGATCGCCTCGGTCGGGGCCGAGGACGCCGCCGTGCTGTTCTCGCGCGACGACCGCAAGAACATGGCCTGGATCGGCAACATCGGGGTGCGCCGGTCGTTCCGGGGCCGGGGCGTCGCCGGGCACCTGCTGCGCCACGCGTTCGCCGTCTACGCGGCGCGGGGGCGCGACACGATCGGCCTCGGTGTGGACACGCAGAACGAGACGGGCGCCCTGCGCGTCTACGAGGCGCACGGCATGCGCACGCTCCACGCGGTGGACACGTGGGAGGTCGTGCTCCCGGCCGGGGTGGCCGTCGCCTGA
- a CDS encoding MFS transporter: MREDGQALDGTVTTQIPARLDRLPWSRWHWMIVIGLGTVWILDGLEVTIVGNMAGRLSEEGSGLAISSTQVTGVAAALYVAGACSGALLFGWLTDRYGRKKLFLITLAVYLGATAMTAFSYSSWWFFLFRFLTGMGIGGEYAAINSAIDELIPSKYRGRVDLVINGSFWLGAMGGSLLSVVLLDTDILPKDIGWRVSFGLGVVLGLAVLLVRRHVPESPRWMFIHGREEGAEAIVADAERRVERDTGKALAPPAGSITIKQRHSIGFAEIARTLVRTYPRRAVLGFALFVGQAFLYNAITFGFGAILATFYDVPSGSTGYFFAVIALGNFLGPLTLGRLFDTWGRRPMIAGTYLLSGALLFVTAWLFGQEVLTATTLTACWCVVLFFASAGASSAYLTVSEIFPMETRAMAIAFFYAVGTAAGGISGPLIFAELTESGVVGDTVLAFCLGAAVMVVGGLVALFFAVAAERKSLEEIATPLSAHAAGGTPDAPTEPVSLRP, from the coding sequence ATGAGAGAAGACGGGCAGGCGCTGGACGGGACCGTCACGACGCAGATCCCCGCCCGGCTGGACCGGCTGCCGTGGTCGCGGTGGCACTGGATGATCGTCATCGGGCTCGGCACCGTGTGGATCCTCGACGGGCTCGAGGTCACCATCGTCGGCAACATGGCGGGCCGGCTGTCCGAGGAGGGCAGCGGCCTCGCCATCAGCAGCACCCAGGTCACCGGTGTCGCCGCCGCCCTGTACGTGGCGGGCGCCTGCTCGGGCGCCCTGCTCTTCGGCTGGCTGACCGACCGCTACGGCCGCAAGAAGCTCTTCCTCATCACCCTCGCGGTCTACCTCGGCGCCACCGCGATGACGGCGTTCTCCTACTCGTCCTGGTGGTTCTTCCTCTTCCGCTTCCTCACCGGCATGGGCATCGGCGGTGAGTACGCGGCCATCAACTCCGCGATCGACGAGCTCATCCCCAGCAAGTACCGCGGCCGCGTCGACCTCGTCATCAACGGCAGCTTCTGGCTCGGCGCCATGGGCGGCTCGCTGCTGTCCGTCGTGCTCCTCGACACCGACATCCTCCCCAAGGACATCGGCTGGCGCGTCTCCTTCGGGCTCGGCGTCGTCCTCGGCCTCGCCGTCCTGCTCGTCCGGCGGCACGTCCCGGAGAGCCCGCGCTGGATGTTCATCCACGGCCGTGAAGAGGGCGCCGAGGCGATCGTCGCGGACGCCGAGCGGCGGGTCGAACGGGACACCGGCAAGGCGCTCGCCCCGCCCGCCGGCTCCATCACCATCAAGCAGCGGCACAGCATCGGCTTCGCCGAGATCGCCCGGACCCTGGTACGCACCTACCCCCGGCGCGCCGTCCTCGGCTTCGCCCTCTTCGTCGGGCAGGCGTTCCTCTACAACGCCATCACCTTCGGCTTCGGCGCGATCCTCGCGACGTTCTACGACGTCCCGAGCGGTTCGACCGGCTACTTCTTCGCGGTGATCGCGCTCGGCAACTTCCTCGGCCCCCTGACGCTGGGCCGGCTCTTCGACACCTGGGGCCGCCGCCCGATGATCGCCGGCACGTACCTGCTGTCGGGCGCCCTGCTCTTCGTCACCGCGTGGCTCTTCGGCCAGGAGGTGCTGACCGCGACGACGCTCACCGCCTGCTGGTGCGTGGTCCTCTTCTTCGCCTCGGCGGGCGCCAGCTCGGCGTACCTGACCGTCAGCGAGATCTTCCCGATGGAGACCCGAGCCATGGCCATCGCGTTCTTCTACGCGGTCGGCACGGCGGCCGGCGGCATCTCCGGCCCGCTCATCTTCGCCGAGCTCACCGAGAGCGGGGTGGTCGGCGACACGGTGCTGGCCTTCTGCCTCGGCGCGGCCGTGATGGTCGTGGGCGGTCTCGTCGCCCTCTTCTTCGCCGTCGCGGCGGAGCGCAAGTCCCTGGAGGAGATCGCGACACCGCTGTCGGCCCACGCCGCCGGCGGCACCCCCGACGCCCCCACCGAGCCCGTCTCCCTGCGCCCCTGA